The segment TCAGTCCTAGCCTTTAAAGGAAAATGAATGTGCCTCCAGACCGAGCAGTTACTCAAGAGATCTAGATACTAAATCCGTGAAACAAAGCTCTGCCCTGTATATATATCGTTACAGTTCAGAACCagcaaaaatcaatcaatcaatcaataaatataaaGCAAAATTTCTGAAATCAGCTATCCATACACCGAAAGTGCAATGAAGGAAGAGGAGATTTACGTAGGAGAATTTGGAAATTGCCTGAGAGCATAGTTGAAGTGAGTAAGAATGGCTTGAGGACAAGCCCCCAGCAGCCAGCATCCAGCATCATTCCCATCGATTTGAATCTGGAGCCAACTACCTTCAAACTGCTTGACATAATTCACTGTCAATGGCATTAAAGTACTGCAGCACTGCCGGTGCTCTTATGCTTCAGAAATTTCTCTTCATTCAGCCAGACCTTTATTCCAGTTTCCACATTGCAGTAAGGATGTTATCATAATGCTcagaaaaaaaggaatgaaaaaaaaaagaaaagaaatctcacacacacacgtttgtttatgtgaaaagtggggacatcccataggcgtaatggtttttatactgtacaaactgtatattctatggcccttcaccaacccaacccctaaacctaaccctaacaggaaactttgtgcatttttactttctcaaaaaaactcattctgtatgatttataagcgttttgaaaaatggggacatgggttatatcTTCATcttcaccctctccttgtaatacctgtgtcatacccatgtcattatacagagttgtgtcctaatatgtcacaaaaacaagagcacacacacacacacacacacacatctcacactCTCCAGACATATGCATTTCCAGGCAAAACTGCTAGCACATTTACAAAAAGTACATAACGTATATTGGAACCAGCTGAAAATGTAATGAACTCAATACTTCAGCATCAATGAAACAGACTTGCTCCCTTTCATACTGCATAAACCGATTAGAGCTCacaatttatttcaaatcaaagcatgacGTCTCCATCTAGAGCAGCAAGTGTTCTGCTGGTCAGGCCTCTCATTGACTTGCAAGGCATGTGCGGCCTCCCATTCTCAGCCACACCAGGAAACAGCTAGACAGAGGCTCATTGTACCATGCAAAGGAAATCACTTCATTTGAAACTGGATGAAAAACATTCTCTCACATCGAGAACTGAAGCCATTGCACTTCTTTTCCCCCCCATGGGGGAAAACATTTGTGTCACTTTGATCTCAAACTGCTAAGATAGgttgcaaacatttttaaaaggtaaTGAATTACTACTACTATAaaaaagtatgtatatataagGTGCCCCAGAGATTTTGAATACTGCAGTGATatagaaatattatttacatttatgtaaacaaacaaacttatagtattaaaaataaattaaccaaACAAGAAATGCATTTCTATGCTGATAGGAAATAAGAAATTTGATGTATGGCACAGTAAACTGCAGCACCATTTTTCAAGTATATATCTAGTCTACAATAAGATATATTTAGACATTCAGCACTAAGACAACACAGTGTCTCTACTGGCTAATGCACATTCATtttagcaccttggacagcaacTATCATGTCCAAATTAAAATATGATCTGATTATCAAATAGAAATTAATGATAAACCATCTTGGGAGTCACAGATCGGATACTACCGCAAGCAAGTCTGTGTGCCATGACACGTAAAGAAAATTTAGGCCTGCAAAATTGATCATATACTTTTTTGCACCATTCGTTCTTCACTGACAACCCTTCATGGCACAGAAACTAGGCAGAAACTTCAGCATTTTTACTAATTTACTGAAAGCTGAAATCATTGTAATTACCTGATTTCCATAAACATACATGGAAAATAACATTCTCTTCAACATCACCCTttcactttttactttttttttcctgtttaatgCAATGGACAAATAATTCTATTTTACATAAAGAGTTTTAAAATACATCACTTATAAAATTTTGATTAGCAGAAAGCAGAGATAAAATTCTTCAAGTGCAAAGGCACTTCTGGAACCATGAATTTGTGTTGCACTCACCATCCAACATGTTCTACAGGAATGTCATTTCAACAACCCTGTTGTCTGagagaaaatatatttcatattataaaaAAGCATGGAGCTGTTagctatatactgtacatattcttGTGACAACTGCTACAGTCTTTATGCTTCAAGTAGAAGAAATAATTTAAACCTTAGAGAAAATAATATATCATCTTTAAATTGCAGGTATGTATACAGCCTCTAAAAGAAGATGGAAGGCTTAGGTCTGTGGTGGTGTAATTATGTTCTCTTGTGGTTGAATATGATACAGGTTTACAGGGACTCATTTTTACAACTGACTCATCGCAGTTTGTTTCTCCAGGACTTCGAGGTAGTCCGGCTCGATTTTAAGCGTGTTGGATAACAAAGTATGCTCGTTTTTGGACTGTGCAGCATATTTTCTTGGGGTCCCGTAGAGAACGGTTTTGTTTAATCGATCCAGGTTGTGTCGCCGTGTGGCTTCATAGTGGGGGATGAAGGATTTTTTGGGTAAAGTGCAAAAGTTATAGCTGACTGGCCCAGATTGGGGCAGATCTTTTGCTCTCTCCACAATGTTCTGGTAAAGCAGTTCTGGTTGGTGGCTCTTTGCACATGGCTGCTTGTCAATGAACTCCACTGTGCTTATGGTGAAAGCTGGGCTTCGATCAAGCTCCTCCTTCTTGGGAACAAGAGTACTGAAGCTCAATTCCTTCAGGTTCCTATAGTAGGCCACCTGCTCATTCTCCTTCTGCATGTAAATGGGATTCTGACACATCTGTCCTACAGGTGGAGGGATGTAGTTATACACATGGTTGTCACTTTTATTCGCATTGGCGTCTGTATTGTACAAGCCATATTGTACTTGTAAAGAGTTCAAGTCGAAATGGTTATTGGTGCCCGAGGGATCATTCTCCACTCCCTTGCGACGTTTGAGGACAAACACAAACAATCCTGCCCCGAAGCACACGGACAGAATGAACACAACAAGCAGGCCAAGGATGAGAACGGACAAGGGCACCTCTGGAGGCATTTCGGGGATTCTGTCCGTAGGGGTTACGGCAGAAGAAGGGGTTGCCTCGGTGCTCGAACTCACAACAGTCGGGGCTTTAGTCACAGGAACCTCATCAGTCTCAGGGCAGATGGCATCATTTTGGAGAGAGCGCAAGAGCCGACCTGCATGCTTGGATGGTGAGTCACATGTGATCTCATTCACCACTACGCTGGTGCTGGACAGCTCCATCCAGTTCTTAAGCTCCACAATGTCGCAGGTGCAGTCCCACGGATTCTCCTGGAGGTCAATCTGAATGAAGGCAGAGAGCTGGTCCAGCACCCCACGCACTGGTAGATGGGAAAAATGATTATTTCTGAGATTAAGCCTTGTCAGCATAGTACCTCCAAACACATTGTCAGGAATGGATCTCAGCAGGTTATTATTAAGGAACAATAGCTGCAGATTCTGCAGCGAGTTGAAGGTGTGGGGTAGAATCTCTTTAATTATGTTATATTCCAGGTAGAGATATTGCAAGCTCTGCAGTCCAGCAAATAAAGACTGGGACAGGCTTTCAATGTAGTTGCCATTAAGATACAGCCTCCTTAAACTTGTGAGATTCTCAAAGGCTCCATCCTGAATGGTTGCTATTCTATTATTCCCTAAGTGCAGGAGCTCAAGGGAGCTGTACTCTGTCAGATCTGTTCTGTATATGGTCTGCAAATAGTTACCGGTTAAATGCAGTTTCTTTGGATAAGATGGTTTGGGTTGAAGTTCAGAGATGTTCTGAAGTTTCCTCTCCTGACAATTGATGTTTAATCCACTGTCAGGATTTTGCGACGTGCACACGCAAATGCTCGGGCAAGTCATTGGAACTGGTGAGCGTGTCTGGTACACCATGATAGGCCCAAATACATGTTTATCTCTACTGGATGTGacacgaggagtggggcggtaTCTCATTTTGGGGGGACGGGAGGCCTTGGGGGCTCTTGTCGGGGTGACTCGAGGGCGCAGGGTTGGAGACGGAGCCTGATACTGTGAGTCAGATGGTGGTTGCATTGCACGATGACTCGCGTCACCAGGATTGCGCCTGGGGCAAAGGTCTTGCTTGATCAGCTGTGTGACGTCTTTACCATGCAGTCTGAATGGCGTCTCACAAACAATGTCCCCCACGAAGACTGAAATTGTATCCAGCCAAGCTTTAAGGGGTATCAGATCACAAGTGCAGTTCCATGGGTTCTCCTCCAGCTGAATCTCCATTATTCCACCTATATGCTCTAGAACACCAGCAAATGGCAGCATCTTTAGTCGGTTTCCCCTTAAATCCAAATGTGTCAACATGACAAAACGGAATATGTTGTTAGGTAGAGAGAGCAAAAGGTTGTCGTTGAGTATCAGGACTTTGAGTTTATTTAGTTTGTTGAAAGCCCCAGCATCTATGGTACTAATGTAATTATAATCAGCTTGGAAATACTCCAAACTCTCCAAACCAGAAAAAGTGTCCTCTCCTATGATCTCCAAGTTATTATTATTGAGATGAAGACGTTTTAAGTTTTTTAACCCATTGAATGCCCCCGTTTTGATCTCTTGCAAGCCATTATTACCCAAATGAAGAGATGTTACATTACCATAATTGAGGAATTCGTTCGGGCTTATCTTGGTGAGAAAGTTTCCATTCAGAAACAGTTGGCTGATTTTGTTTTGTGGAGCCTGGAAATGACTGACCGTAGTAAAACCTTTGTTTTCACAATTGATATTCAATGCGTTCTCCTTTTCCTCGCAGGAGCACCGGTTCTTGCAAATGTCTTTGGAAGTTTTGCGGCTGTCTGTCTTTGAGGGGAAACTGGTGACTGTTAAAACGCTCAGCAAGAGAATGTTGTTCAGCATTTTTACAGCAATGATGCCGAATGCCCGAAAATGAATGTGCAAATCTCAAAACAGGCATGCACAGCCCCAAATGAGATTTCATGAGGCGCACAGAAGCGCACCGCTCTTCATTGACCCTCTTTAAATCCCAAAACGCGGAATAGAAAAGTCATCCATCACCGAGCGCACTGTGACCGCTGCTGGACCAAACGCATCGTCGTCCCTCGCAGTGATAGTGAAATCCCGGACTAATTAGCAAGCATTCATGCAGCAGTTTAACGCGCATCCGAAGCACCACAGTTCTGAGTCTCGGAGCTTAAACTGTCCCTTTCCCCCTACAGCGCTAGAGATATTCACACGAAAGCAACTTAACGCCTGTGATCCAGCATGGCGTGACGCGCGGGATAACTGAGCGCTATGCAAGCGAGATTCAGAGTGAGAGAGATGGATTCCTCGCTTGCTCACTCACTTCCACCAGGagcgcgtctctctctctctctctctctctgtgtgtgtgtgtgtgtgtgtgtgtgtgtgtgtgctgaaagaGTATCAGCTCAGCGTGAAATTCCGACGTCACCACTCTTGAATTCCTAGTCACTAATGTTATTTTATAACATGCTACTGTTATTTACACACTTGCATGCGTTTATTATTGCGTTTattttatataggcctatttGTGAACTAGTGCTTTGCATGTTCTAATGCGTATTGTAGtcttaaattgtttaattatatatgtatatatatatatatatatgtatgtatatatatatatatatatatatatatataaatatataacaatagtTGCCTGTTTGTTATGtttgcctttttattatttttcatagttcataatggttttattattaacttgtaATAGCACAATAAGATTAACATGAAAATAACTAACCAGAATAAAAATGTATCTATGTTTAGTTTTGGTAATTAAAGTAACTCTGGCATTGACAAAAGCAGATGCTCTAGTCATAACACGCCACTAGGAGACGCAATATCTTTTCAGTTATCAGTGCatttttgaaatgattcgagATGTCCTAATGTCAGAAACAGACAGGACACGCAACAGCACTATTGTGAGCATGTACTGACACAGACACAACCATTTGCAGAAGTAAAGATAGTGTCATCTCCATTTAAGAAAGACTTTTTTCAGATAGAGTTGGTGTTTGTTTTACTTATCCAGTACAATTTACTTACTGCTGCTTGGCAAAGTGGAATTTGAGATTTAATAAATGACTCATTGTAGCCTAATATTAAGAACCATCTTAAATTGCAATACAGAACACCTTTGAGGCATAAGGTAATCTGTCATGAATTATTGATTAATGTGCCGCACACTAACAATAACAATTGCCATAGATAgccaagaaaaagaaaacaatatgcCTTAGACCAAAGGAGAGCATTACAACACCATCAGTTTTTAAGCcattagaaataaaaacaaaaacacaatatatactCGTTATCAGTTTTATTGTAgtttaaattacaatgtcacaaTGAAATTCTTGTTTGCAGTTACTGTAGTGGAGTagataataatattcattaagcaagtatatttatttcattagtagcaGGCGAATATGGGAATATTGCAACAAAGTGTGaggaacataaaaaaaagttaacatatcgaaacaaacattattgaaacaaatgtgctACAAAACACTTGATTAAATCAACCATCTGTCAGAAAGAATTATTTTTCATTCACATATATTTGCAAAACAATTATTCCCCAAATCAGTCATCAATGAGATATTTGAGAAGGTAAAGGAGCTTAACTCTTCACTTCTGTTTTCAATTTTCAATAATTTGATAAAACCTCCTGATTAATAAGGTCATCATTGATGAGGTATGTAACGAAGGATACATCAGATGGATAAACTCTCTAACATCTGCTAGGAGAATGTTCAAAGTGATTTCCACTAACCTCAAAGACACAGCACCATCTGCACACGAAAGCCATCCTGTGATCTGATGCATGTAAAACATCAGATGCTGAAAGACTCATTTGTTTTACACCATCTAAATCTGTTTTCATATTTTCTGCATGGCATTGTTTGACGTCGATGACAAAATATTGTACATATGGGCATGTGATGAAACACTCTGAAAATAGATGTATTATTTCAATCAAGTGTTTTAGCATTATGGATTTGTAATTGTTCTATAAAAATCATTGTATTATTGTGACAGAGAGCTTTTATTTGGAGTCATATATGATCATCACTTCATACTAATATGTGATGCCAACGCTGTGAAACAATAAGCATGACAAGTAAATGCATATTGACAATACTAAATAATAGTTAAAAGTTAAAGTAACTTAATATGCATATCATTTACATATAAATTCTTTCAAGATTGAAACACGGCTATGACCATgtgttgttttgtgttgtgttatgttatatatttattaattttattttgtataatattttcattttcacaaacTGAGAATAActattaaaatgctattttatgtTTGGAAATTGTATGTTTCTTTTGGAAATCTTTATCCCTAATTAAGAttaatttttagtatttttgaaaaattttgaGTATATGCTTTCAGCAAATATAATGTgtggtaagtgtttttttttgtaaaaaaaaacaaattgtaaaatttaaatgcaatctaatttattaagttatttttaattcttttggGGTATACTTTCACCCATGAggtgtaaataaatatatctggGGGAATGTGTGTTAAATTGTGTCAAAACAATCCTGCACTCTGTTCAGACCATAATATAGTACAAAGAAACAGCATTTCTTCCTGTAGCTTGATTAATATAGTATGTGACAGAAACATCAAAGTCATTGGTTTGATTCCCACAGAAAGCAAGAAGTGTAGGTACTACAGGATCTGCTATGGAGTATAGGGCCTACACAAGAAATTCATAGAAAACTTATTGACAGCTTCTGTAAATATCGCATGCGTGTTCACTTAACGTACACCTTTTAACACAACCTAGacacaaataattatataaaacatattgaCAGATTTTAAGAAAAGCTTTAAGAAAATGTACGACTGGCTAGAAAagcatgtttatatataaatatataaatatatatatatatatatatatatatatatatatatatatatatatatatatata is part of the Carassius carassius chromosome 33, fCarCar2.1, whole genome shotgun sequence genome and harbors:
- the LOC132114005 gene encoding SLIT and NTRK-like protein 2 yields the protein MLNNILLLSVLTVTSFPSKTDSRKTSKDICKNRCSCEEKENALNINCENKGFTTVSHFQAPQNKISQLFLNGNFLTKISPNEFLNYGNVTSLHLGNNGLQEIKTGAFNGLKNLKRLHLNNNNLEIIGEDTFSGLESLEYFQADYNYISTIDAGAFNKLNKLKVLILNDNLLLSLPNNIFRFVMLTHLDLRGNRLKMLPFAGVLEHIGGIMEIQLEENPWNCTCDLIPLKAWLDTISVFVGDIVCETPFRLHGKDVTQLIKQDLCPRRNPGDASHRAMQPPSDSQYQAPSPTLRPRVTPTRAPKASRPPKMRYRPTPRVTSSRDKHVFGPIMVYQTRSPVPMTCPSICVCTSQNPDSGLNINCQERKLQNISELQPKPSYPKKLHLTGNYLQTIYRTDLTEYSSLELLHLGNNRIATIQDGAFENLTSLRRLYLNGNYIESLSQSLFAGLQSLQYLYLEYNIIKEILPHTFNSLQNLQLLFLNNNLLRSIPDNVFGGTMLTRLNLRNNHFSHLPVRGVLDQLSAFIQIDLQENPWDCTCDIVELKNWMELSSTSVVVNEITCDSPSKHAGRLLRSLQNDAICPETDEVPVTKAPTVVSSSTEATPSSAVTPTDRIPEMPPEVPLSVLILGLLVVFILSVCFGAGLFVFVLKRRKGVENDPSGTNNHFDLNSLQVQYGLYNTDANANKSDNHVYNYIPPPVGQMCQNPIYMQKENEQVAYYRNLKELSFSTLVPKKEELDRSPAFTISTVEFIDKQPCAKSHQPELLYQNIVERAKDLPQSGPVSYNFCTLPKKSFIPHYEATRRHNLDRLNKTVLYGTPRKYAAQSKNEHTLLSNTLKIEPDYLEVLEKQTAMSQL